The segment AATCAGGACACCAAAAACAATGCCAATAACGCAggtggcagcagcagcgaagCCAGCTGTGTAAGGTCGTAGTCTCTGAGAAGAAATCTCACCAATAAAACCCCAACCAGTAGCTCCATTAGCAACCAGACCGATATCTAAGTAGTGAAGTTAGTATGATATCAAGTTTTGCTAAATTGTCAGAAGACTCACTCCAGATACAGGCGAAGAGGACAAAGACGTAGTTGGTTGCATTGGTCTCGGGTACGACTCCGAGAATACCGACAACCACGCAGCAGGTCCAGCAAATAGTGGTTCCATAACAAGCAAGCCATCGGCGACCAAAGACATCCGACACATAGATGACTTGAAAATAGCCTATTGTCAATTTCGGCTTGCGTATACCAACTTACGCTTTAGAACTGCGGAGAAGTTTTGCGTGTAAAACGGCCTCCATTTTAACGTATCCTTTGTAAGTTCCTTCATCACTTCCTCCCGCAATTGCCCCATGTCTCTCGCAGTCTGTTCTCGCATGGTTCTAATTTGTTCGCTCATCTGCTCTCGCATTACCCCCAGCTGTCTGGTAGACTGTTCATGCAGGCGTCTAAGCTCACCTGATTTCTTCAGCTCTTCGGCTGCCTGCGTCTTGACCGCCTGGGTTTCCTGCTGGAGCTGTCGGATCATCTCCAGCTGTTCGCCCATCATCTGCGTCGCCGTTCGCTGATTGCCCATTAACGCGTCCCAGAGTCTCTCAAGCATTTTCTTCTGCTCACCCATCAGATGGGTCGACGTCTCCTGGAGCATCCCTCGGAGCATGGTCTGCATGAGCGACGCGTCGCTGCCCGTCGCGTCTCCCATCATCCGTGATTCTCCAACCCTGTCGGCCGGTCCGTTCTCACCTTCACTCCCATCTCCAGGCGACTGCTGTGGCCATATATTCCTTGTCGCATCCGTCTTTTTCTCGGCCGCCTGCAGCTTTTCCTGTAGTTTTGCCGTCGGCTTCGTAGTTCTCGAATACCGACACGTCGCGGCGACGGAATCTCCACCTTGGACCAGGATCTCTTCAGCAGTCGCATCCATTTCACGGCAAAAACGCTTACGGCCGCGCCGGCTTTTACACTCCCCTAACTAAAAGACTGTAAAGACTCTTCGCTTAGCGGGAATTTTTTTTAGCCATGTGAGACCCTGCTAGGGGTAAAGTGGGATCGCAATGTTGTTCATGAACAGAGGAGCGGGCCATTATGACTAAGcatatataatataatagacAGGGTAGAATGGCGGAGATGGAGTAGATATTATACGAAGATGATAAACACATGAGTTTCAGTAGACGATGGTAATGAACGTTGTTTAGGTCTGGAGTAGTCAAGTTGTGGAACTCGACAAGGGTCAGCCGACGGAAAGGCGACGCGTTTCGTGTTTTAGGTTTTACGATTTCATTAGTGCGGTACGAGAAACGCAATGCATTTCCATCGGGGAAAATATGGGGCGAATATGCTAGACGGTGTTGGTCAAAAACAGGAAACGCAATGCGTTTCTGCTGATAATTCTTGAGTACGGCTGAACTTCGCTAAGCTAGCGCTAGCTATGTTAGGAAATGCAACGCTCGACTGAAGAAGTGCACTACTCTATAATAGGAAATGTAGCGCTTGATCGAGAGTCATTCTATCGCAACATACCATGACATGCCGCGACAGCAATATTGATTCaaataaaataaaacttCGCTTTTAATGCTCTTTAGACCAGCGAAGTATAGATTAGAATTCAACTTGGCCAAAAAATTGGTGGCGGCCTTGAAGACCTAAGTCGCATTTGCCTACTGGATTTATCCTATCCTATGACTTATAAACTAAAACAGCACCTGCCCATAGAGACCCCGGATTGAGACGGTCAGGATAAATGTCCATCATGCGGGCATAAAGCTCTTCGGCCGTCTTCGCCTCAGCGCTCAGTTTCTCGAAGTCCTCCAAATATGTCTTGGTATCCCCAATTGCCTCGAGCCCAAATGGACGGCTCGGATCACTATGCCCACCCACGACATGCTTAGGCTGGAGTGCGGCGATGGTATCCAAAGCCTTAATCCACTCCTTTCGTTTGACAGTTGTTCCGGACTCTCCCAGATACGGGTGAGTGTTTGCGTATACAGCATCGCCAGTTACCGCAAGTTGGAGAGAAGGAACCCAGAGAGTTGTCGTTTCATCAGTATCCGTGTGACCCGTCCTGACCACCTCCAACCTTTCACCTTCTAGTTCAAGATGGTCTTGCTGAAGAGGCTCCGCAAGCCTCAAATTTGGCGGAATTTGGCCCGGAAATAGCTTTTCCCAAAGCCCAGTCATCCGTTCTGGTGCAGTCTCTAGTTTCATCCTGGCCACGACTTCAGGCGTTGCGACTAAGGTTGCTTTGGGAAATCGCTCCAAAATGGGCGCGCTACCAAAGAAGTGGTCGCCGTGGGCATGTGTGACATAGACATGGGTGATATTTTTGCCACTCTCAACTACCCAGTCCAAAAGTTCATTTGACGCTTGGGTAGTCAATTGGGCGTCGACTAAAATACCATCTTGGTCGCCGTATATCAGGGTGGAAGAAGTAGGCACCCACTTGAGGTGATCGTGACCCGCTGGGCCAGTCCTAGTGGCCGAATTGCGTTTGCTGAAAAAGACTTTGTACTGTAAACCCATATTGAAACAGGATAAATTGAGAAAGGCGATTTTCTGTGTTTGCTTTGTTACATATGATGTTGGGGAGACTGATTCATCTTGTACCTCCTTAACGAGATATATTTAATGGATGAGTGTTCAAACCTTTCAAATATTTGTCAGCACATTGTTGAGTAATAGATTACAGCACAAATTAGAGTATAGTAATCAGCTCCGACCGTTGCGAGAGCCCGCATGAGCCGAGGTCGCTAGGGCTGATCCACTGTCGAGCTTAATCACCTGGTGCAAAATGTAAGAATGTAGGTATCAGCTTTAGTCGATACTGTGTATAGGACCACACCTAGTAGTCCCCGCTTCCGCCAGTGATAAGCCTTCCCCAGGCACTCGACTTTTTTTATTCGAGGCCGAAGAAGTGGATCAGCCGAAGGGATCCACCCCTGAGCCGCGGCATCTCCACTTGTTCGATCCCGCCCCTGCCACTCCGTAATCCTGTGAGTAATATTTAGCCCTGGCATCATGAATCGTCATTCGTTAAGCGACGCCTGCGAGCTTATGCAAAATGTCTAAAGCGTAGTGATACGGCATTGTACTTACTGTCTCTCAGGGTTATTGATTGGAAGTGATAGATTTATAATTACGCCGCCAATAGCCGGAATGTTAGTGTGAAAGCTAAGTCTGCACACAAATGCCCCGAATCACGGCAGTTGGGAGCATTTAACCTACCGAGATGACATGTATGACTTCATACACTTATCTAGTTTGAAACCACTCAAAAGATCAGTAAATGAATTAGCGGTCAAGAGCGGAATTAATCGGTAATTGGCAGAGTGCCGTATTCGATGAGCACCAGTGCGATGGCTGATATTGCAGGCAGGAGCTGGCAACCCAGACCGATGAGCTAGGAAAAAAAGGGAAGTAATAGTAGACCAAGTTTCGGTGTCGCTGGCTTATGTGAAAAGGTCTTGACTGGATCCTAGATGCGATTTTGATTCGTTTGTGAAGACTAATGTATCAGACCTCGACCGACGAAAAGGTAGGTCTTCACTGTCATGACCAAACGTGTGCTAACTTAGGTGAAATTGGGGGAAATACTTCATGGTGTTTTGAGTAGTCTAAATCAAAGTCTCTTTATGATAGGATCTCTGAGCCAAGTGGCATTCAGACTCGAGATAGATAACGTTCCTTAAAAAGATTAATCCCTCAAGATGTAAATAAATCAATGCCATGTGCTCATATGACCAGACTGACGAGCCAGAGACGTAAGCAATCATGATTCTATACTACTTGTTATCTTTTAGCACTATGAGATAGTGTCCCATGATGTCTTTCACTTTCCTAGATTAATCACCTATAAAACGTCCATCATTTCCAAACACTTCCACATCGATCAGCTATAAAGTTCGCTGACTTGCCAGTGCCTCACCTTGGAATTGGGTGTGATATGGCCAGGCTCCTTAGCCCTCAGTGACGCTTGGGCTGTAGCTGAATTGCGACACTCTTATTCTGGGTGTAATTAGCCAAAGCTGCCTCTCCAAGCTCCTGACCAATTCCAGACTCTTTGAAGCCGCCGACAGGAAGTGCAAAATGCATTTTGTTATACTATTGTTCACTGTCAGTACGCATAAATAGTTTTCTTGGATGGATATGGATACATACGCAATTGATCCAAACGGTTCCAGCCTCGATCGCGTTGCTGACACGGATAGCAGTATCGAGGTTGGTAGTATGAACAGCTGAGGCTAAGGCAAAGTTGGTGTCGTTCGCTAGTTGAATGGCTTCTGCCTCATCCTTGAACTTTGCGATAGCGCAAACAGGTCCAAAAATCTCCTCCCGCATGATCTTCATATCTGGCCCGACATCGGTGAAGATAGTCGGCAGGATAAAGAAGCCCTTGGTACCGACGCGACCTCCACCAGTCACAAGAGTTGCACCTTCTTCCTTACCAGACTTGATATAACCCATAATGCGGTCATACTGAAGCTGACTGATCTGAGGGCCTTGAAAACTTTGTTCGTCAAAGGGATCACCGACTTCGTTTTGAAGCGTACGCTCCTTGAACGTAGCCACGAACTTATCGTAAATCCCCTCCTGAACAAGAATGCGCGAGCCAGCGGCGCAGGTCTGGCCTTGGTTGTAATAAATACCAATATTAGCCCAGGTGACGGCTGACTCAATGTCAGCGTCATTAAAGATGACGTTAGGAGACTTGccgccaagctcaagagttACTTTCATGAGGTTAGATGCAGCAGCTTCCTTCATTATCTACCAGCCAACAACAGTTGAGCCGGTAAAAGCAACCTTGTCGATGCCCATATGAGACGAAATAGCTGCTCCGACGACCCGACCAAATCCCGAGACGAGGTTAAAAACACCAGCCGGGAAGCCAGCCTGCTCATTAAACTGGGTGAAGACGAGAGCAGAGAGAGGCGTCTGCTCGGCAGTTTTCATAACAATACCTAGTATTTCCAGTGGCCAGGGCGGGCGCAATCTTCCAAGAAAACATAATAAGAGGGAAATTCCAAGGAATAATTTGCTCACAGACTCCGAGCTAAAAAGATCATTATCATCTGCTGTGCCAATGCGATCAGGGGAACTCACTGGTTCTGGGCGAGTATAATGCAGCATATCAGGATCGATATCAATGGTCTTCCCCTCGAGCTTATCCGCCCAGCCAGCATAATATCGCAACGTACTAACAACAGCGGCGACATCACCTCGGGCCAGGCTGATTGCTTTACCGCTATCAAGCGTCTCAACTGCGGCAAGAAACTCCGAGTTTTTCTCGGCAATGTCTgcaaggttgttgagaagaataCCGCGTTCATGTGGGGTGACAAGTTTTCAAGCAGTTTTGAAAGCCCGGCGGGCGGCGGCCACAGCAAGGTCGACGTCCTTTTCGGTGCCTTCGCGGATGGACGTAATGGCTTCATAGATGTGTATTGTTGTACAATAGTTGTATATTGTGAGGTAGTGTTGTACAACTTCAGTAGAGGAAAGGTATTGTTGTACAGCTTTACCCAGTGTCATACCATCATTCTATCGGCCCTACCAGATAGAGTACATTGACGAGTCTGGGTGCAATAGACGTGTAGGGAGAGCGGCGTCTCTGGTGGGCTCCAAAAGGCACACCGCCAGTTCAGCTCGACTGTTTCCATGGTGACCAAAGATACCAGATCCCGCGGTGGGATCTGGACACTCAACGTACTTCAGTATGTTCAACTCCACTGGGATTATGATTGACGAGGTCAACTCAACGCAACTGAAGCACTCCGTTGATTGAATTGAATGGTTCCCATCCTTGGCCCTACAGGCCTCTATGGGAAAAGATATACTTCACTATTGGAGGGTTTATCGAGCATCTGTTATATTACTGCGGTAAGTAGCAGGCGCCAGACTGGGTCCTCGTGATGGCTAATGCGACCCTCGATAGATGGTCTGTGATTGAGCAGATTTGTGAAGACGCTGGCGACGAGATCTTATACCCATCACTTTACTCGCCCGACCTCAACCCGATAAAAGACTTCCTTACTGAGCTCAAGGCCTTCATTAGGCATACTGGCACGAGAACGAGTAATTCGTCCAGTTAGACTTTGCTCGTACCTAGAATGGTGTGTAAATAGGTACTTATTAATCCTACTTTTACCCAGACTTATGACTAATGTCAGTATGACTTTCCTCAATCTTGCATCTGCTATTTAATAATATGCAGCTATAACTAAGGCGCTCACTAGCAATTAAGTTTTAGAAGGGCATGGACCTCGGCGTCCCACTAGAATTAAATTTTAGAAGGGCA is part of the Fusarium oxysporum Fo47 chromosome VII, complete sequence genome and harbors:
- a CDS encoding beta-lactamase-like protein — protein: MGLQYKVFFSKRNSATRTGPAGHDHLKWVPTSSTLIYGDQDGILVDAQLTTQASNELLDWVVESGKNITHVYVTHAHGDHFFGSAPILERFPKATLVATPEVVARMKLETAPERMTGLWEKLFPGQIPPNLRLAEPLQQDHLELEGERLEVVRTGHTDTDETTTLWVPSLQLAVTGDAVYANTHPYLGESGTTVKRKEWIKALDTIAALQPKHVVGGHSDPSRPFGLEAIGDTKTYLEDFEKLSAEAKTAEELYARMMDIYPDRLNPGSLWAGAVLVYKS
- a CDS encoding Aldehyde/histidinol dehydrogenase, producing METVELNWRCAFWSPPETPLSLHVYCTQTRQCTLSDIAEKNSEFLAAVETLDSGKAISLARGDVAAVVSTLRYYAGWADKLEGKTIDIDPDMLHYTRPEPLGVCIVMKTAEQTPLSALVFTQFNEQAGFPAGVFNLVSGFGRVVGAAISSHMGIDKIMKEAAASNLMKVTLELGGKSPNVIFNDADIESAVTWANIGIYYNQGQTCAAGSRILVQEGIYDKFVATFKERTLQNEVGDPFDEQSFQGPQISQLQYDRIMGYIKSGKEEGATLVTGGGRVGTKGFFILPTIFTDVGPDMKIMREEIFGPVCAIAKFKDEAEAIQLANDTNFALASAVHTTNLDTAIRVSNAIEAGTVWINCYNKMHFALPVGGFKESGIGQELGEAALANYTQNKSVAIQLQPKRH